The DNA segment CCGAACGAGCCCACCCCCGTCACGGTCGTTCCGCACCCGACCAAGGCGGACGAGCTGTTCCAGATGCTGCGCGAGGACACCTCGCTGACCGAGGTGGCCGCGCAGAAGAAGAAGGCGAAGAGCAAGCAGGACGCCCTCCTCAAGGGAACCAAGGCGGCGCCCGCCGACGTCCGGGTCGATGTGTACAACGGCGGCGAGGTCGCCGGCGGCGCCCAGCAGACGGTCGTCTGGCTGCAGAACACCAAGGGCGTCCTGAAGTCCACGAACAAGGCCAACGCACCGAAGAAGATCGCCAAGACGACCCTCGAGTACGCCCCGAACCAGGCGGACCAGGCCCGCGCCCTCGCCGAGATGATGGGGCTGCCCGGCTCCGCGATGAAGCCGGGCACCACCGACGCCGAGGGGCAGGAGGCGATGGTGCTGACGCTGGGGGCGGACTTCAAGGAAGCCGGGAAGTCGATCACGGGCCCGAAGAAGATCGACATTCCGAAGTCCAGCGCCGAATCGGCGGGCTGCTCCAAGTGACGCGGCACCGCCGCACCATACGAATCTGAACAGCAGGGGGGTCTGGTGGGACGGAGCAGCACGCCTGGGGAGGGGACGCGCCCGCGGACCCCGCACGGCCGCAGGGCGGAGCGCCACGAGGACGATGGCGGTACGGCGACCGGCTCCTCGGCCGACCGCGACGCGGAGCGCGGCACGGGCGGCGGGCACCGGGCCGCGAGACGTGGCGGGCGCCGAAAACAGAAGAAGAAGCACCGTGTGCTGCGCTGGATAGCCTTCTCGGTCGCCTTCCTCATACTCGGGACCGGCGCGGCCGGTTACCTGTACTACCAGCACCTCAACAGCAAGCTGCAGAAGGGCGCGCGCAGCGCCGGCAACAGCGGGGCGAAGAAGACCGCGCCGAACGCGGCAGGCCAGACCCCGATCAACCTCCTGCTGATCGGCTCCGACGACCGCAACAGCGCGGAAAACCTCAAGCTCGGCGGTTCCAAGAAGAGCGTCGGGGCGGAGCCGCTCGCCGATGTGCAGATGCTGCTGCACGTCTCGGCCGACCGGAAGAACGCCTCGGTCGTGAGCATCCCCCGCGACACCCGCGTGGACATTCCCGCCTGCGAGAACCCCGACACGCACAAGAAGTACCCGGCGACCAACGACCTCATCAACGTGTCGCTGCGCGGCGGGGCCGGCTGCACCCTGGACACCTGGGAGAAGCTCACCGGCATCTACATCGACCACTGGATGATGGTCGACTTCGCGGGCGTGGTGGACATGGCGGACGCCGTGGGCGGCGCCTGGGTCTGTGTGAACCAGGACGTCTACGACCTGCCCAAGCCCAGGGTGCCCGGCGGCTCGTTCCTGCGGATGAAGGCGGGCCGGCACAAGATCCAGGGCGAGCAGGCACTGAAGTGGCTGCGCACCCGGCACGCCTTCGGCAGCGACATCGGCCGCTCCAAGGCCCAGCACATGTACCTGAACTCGGTGATGCGCGAGCTGAAGAGCCAGAACGCGTTCACGGACACGGGCAGGCTGATGAACCTGGCCGAGACCGCCGTCGAGTCGCTCACGGTCTCGGAGGAGATCGGCACCGTCAAGAAGCTGTTCGACCTCGGCATGCAGCTCAAGAACGTGCCGCTGGACAAGATGAACATGCTGACGATGCCGCGCATCCCCGACCCCGAGAACCCCGACGCCCACGTGCTGCCGAAGCCGGGCGCCGCCGACAAGCTGTGGGCGCTGCTGCGCGAGGACCAGTCGCTGGACCCGAAGGACCGGGCCAAGGCGAAGAAGAAGGCCGCCCAGGGCCCGAAGGCCGGCCCCCCGGCGTCGATCGGGATCACCGTGGTCAACGGCACCGGCGGCGACGGGCAGCAGCCCGCCGAGGGCCGCGCCGCCGCCGTACGCGATCTGCTCAAGGCCAAGGGCTTCACCGAGGCGGACACCACCAACGATCCCGGTTCCGCGCTGACGACCGAGGTGTCGTACCCGCGCAGCGCCGGGGCCCAGGGCAAGTCGGACGCGCTGTCCGTGGCCAAGGCGCTGGGGCTGCCGACCAGCGCGGTCAAGGACACCCCGGACGGGGCCGGGCTGACGGTGACCGTCGGCTCCGACTGGCGTACGGGCACTCAGGCACCGAAGACGCCCGACGACGACAGCGACCCGCTGGAGGGCACCGAAGCGGTGAACAGCGCCAAGAAGGACGACTGCATGGACGTCTACTGGCCGTACCGCACGCCGTAGGTGACGCGGTCGCGGTAACGGGGCGCCCGGTCCGGCCGGACGCCCCGTTACCGCGAATGGGGGACGGCGGTGCGCGCCGCCGGGTGGCCTACCGGGATGAGGATCGTATGGGCCTACTGTGCTAACGGTCCCCCTCGCACCGCGGAGGTGTCCCCGTGCCCACGCCGCACCGCTCCCCCCGTCCCGTCCGGCCCCGGACCGCTCCCCCGCGGCCCCGGCGGCGGCGCAAGCGGGGCGGGCGGCCACGCTGGGGGACGCGGATGGCGACCGGGCTCTCGGTCCTCGTGCTCGGGGCGGGCGGGATCGGGCACGCGGTGGTGACGAACCTGGAGAGCGGGATCGACCGCATCGACCCGTTCAAGGACATGAAGAACCGCCCCACTGGCGGGCGCGGCACCAACCTGCTGCTCGTCGGCACCGACGGCCGGGACAAGATCACCGAGGACGAGAAGCGGAAGTACCGGCTGGGCGGTGCGCCCTGCCACTGCACGGACACGATCATGCTGGTGCATCTGTCGGCCGACGAGGAGCGCGCCAGCGTCGTCAGTCTGCCGCGCGACAGTTACGCGGAGATCCCCGCGCACCGCGACCGCACCACCGGCAAGGAGCACGCGGCGCACCCGGTGAAGCTGAACGCGGCGTACGCGGAGGGCGGGCCCGCCCTCACCGTGCGGACGGTCGAGCACATGACCGGCGTCAAGATCGACCACTACCTGGAGGTCGACTTCACCAGCTTCATGACCACGGTGGACGCCGTCGGCGGGGTGGAGATCTGCACCGCCCGCCCGCTGAAGGACTCCTACACCGGCCTGGACCTCGCCCCCGGCACCCACCGGCTCGACGGCGGCCAGGCCCTCCAGTACGTGCGCTCCCGGCACATCGACGGGGACGCCGACCTGGGCCGGATGCAGCGCCAGCAGAAGTTCATGGCCTCGCTCATCGAGCAGGCGACGAGCAGCGGGGTGCTGCTGAACCCGGTGAAGTTCCGCGAGGTCGTCTCGACGACGCTGAGGTCGGTACGGGCCGACCGGGGCCTGGACACGGAGCGGATGCTCTCGCTGGGCCGGGCGCTGCGCGACTTCACCGCCGCGTCGTCGGAGTTCGCCTCGGTGCCGATGGGCGATGTCGCGTACCAGGTCAAGGGCATCGGCTCCACGGTCAAGTGGGACCCGGTGAAGTCGAAGCGGCTCTTCACCGCGCTGCGCGAGGACAAACCCCTGACCACCGCCCGGCCCGCCGAGAAGGCCCCGGCGAAGAAGGTGGACGTGCCGCCGGAGCGGGTGCGGGTCCAGGTCTACAACGGCACCGCGCAGGACGGCCTCGGCTCCGCCGTGGACGCCGCGCTGCACGCCACCGGCTTCGACACCACCCGCGCCCCGCTCACCGCGCCGCAGCACGACCTGAAGCGGACCCTGGTGACGTACGACCCCCGCTGGGACCGGTCCGCGAAGACCCTGGCGGCGGCGCTGCCGGGGGCGGAGCTGCGGGCGGTCACGGGGCAGGGGGCGACGATGCGGGTGACGGCGGGCGAGGACGCCCACACGGTGCGCCGGGTGGACGCGGAGCAGCCGGACGGGGGGAGGTTCGGGGCGGTGAAGGGGAACGAGGTGGTGTGCCCGTAGACGGGTGCCCGTGGGGCGGACGGGGAAGGCGGGACGGACGGGGAGGGCGGCGGGCCGCCGTCAGTCCTCGATGCCCTCCGCGAGCCGCTTCTCGCGCAGCTCCCGGATCGCGCGGCGCCGGGCCAGCCGGTGGGTGCGGCGGATCTGCGCCTCCTGGTAGCGCCGCTTGTCCCGCTCCGTCTCGGGGACGACCTGCGGTACGGGCCGGGGCCGGCCGTCCGCGTCGACCGCCGCGAACACCAGGTACGCGCTGCCGACCTGGGTGGCCGGCGTCGACTCGTTCCAGCGCTCGGCCATGACCCGGACGCCGACCTCCATGGAGGACCGGCCGGTCCAGTTGACCTGGGCGCGTACGTGGACGAGGTCGCCGACGCGGACCGGCTCCAGGAAGACCATCTCGTCCATCGAGGCGGTGACCGCGGGCCCGCCGGAGTGCCGGCCGGCGACGGCGCCCGCCGCGTCGTCCACCAGTTTCATGATCACGCCGCCGTGCACGGTACCCAGGAGGTTGGTGTCGCTGCCGGTCATGATGTGGCTGAGGGTGGTGCGGGAGGCCGCGGTGGGCTTGGCCGGAATGTCGCTCTCCGGGCGCGGAGCCTGATCTGTCATACCGTCCACCTTATGCGGGGGCCCGGAATGCGTCGCAATGCATCAGCTTCGCTACAGCCGTGGCCCGATTTTCCGTACTCCCTGTAAGAGGGACACCCCCGACCGGCACACTGGTCCGTATGAACGATTGGCCCGAGGGCTGGACCGGCGACAACCGCAGCGGTGACCGCTACGGGCGGGGAAGCGCGAGCGAGCGCCCCGAGAGCGCACGCTCGATGCCGCACGTGCAGCGCCGCCCCGCCCCGCCTCGGCAGCGCCCCGCGCCGCCGAGGCAGCGCCCTGTCCCGCAGCAGCCCGCCGGTTACGACGACGGGCAGCCGCAGTACGGCGAGGGCTACGACAGCGGCTACAACACGGGCCAGGTCTACGGGGCGCCGGGCGGCGGCCGTGGCGCGGGTCACGGCTCGGGCGCCGGCGGCGGTGACCGGGGTCACCTCCAGGGCCGGTCCCGCCCGGCGCCGAACTGGGGCCGCCGGATCAGGATCGGCGCGCTGGTCCTGGTCGTGGCGCTGCTCGCGGTGTCCATCGGCACGTACTTCTGGGCCGACTCGAAGCTGAACCGCGCGGTGGACCTGTCCAAGGTCATCGAGCGGCCGGAGGCGGGCAAGGGGACGAACTACCTGATCGTGGGCTCGGACAGCCGCGTGGGTATGACGTCCGAGGACAAGAAGCGCCTCCACACGGGCGGCCCCAAGGAGGGCGGCCGGACCGACTCGATGATGATCCTGCACACCGGCGACAACGGCCCGACGCTGATCTCGCTGCCGCGTGACTCCAACGTGGAGATCCCGTCGTTCATCGGCTCGGAGTCCGGCAAGAAGTACCCGGCCACGGGCCGTACGACGAAGCTGAACGCCGCGTACGCGACGGACGGCCCCGAGCTGCTGGTGCGGACCGTCGAGTTCAACACCGGCCTGCGCATCGACCACTACGTCGAGATCGGCTTCGGCGGCTTCGCCAAGATCGTGGACGCGATCGGCGGGGTGGAGCTGGACATCCCGAAGGCGTTCAAGGACAAGAAGTCCGGCGCCGACTTCCAGGCCGGCAAGCAGACGCTGAACGGCGAGCAGGCACTGGCCTTCGTCCGCACCCGGTACGCCTTCGCCGAGGCCGACCTGGCCCGTACGAAGAACCAGCAGAAGTTCCTCGCGGCGCTGGCCAGTCAGACGGCGACCTTCTCGACGATCATCAACCCGTTCAAGCTGTACCCGACGATGGGTGCCGGCCTGGACACGCTGGTCGTGGACAAGGACATGTCCCTGTGGTCGCTCGGCAAGATGTTCTTCGCGATGAAGGGCGTCACGGGCGGCGACGGCACCTCGATGAACATGCCGATCTCGGGCTCGGTGGGCGGCAACCTGGCCTGGGACAAGGCGAAGGTGAAGCAGCTGGTCGAGCAGCTCAAGAACGACGAGAAGGTCACGGTCACCGAGAACTGAGGCGCGTCCCGCGCCCCTTCCCCCTGCGGAGCCGCCATGCCCGTCCGGATCGTGTACGAGTCGCACGCCACGACCACCGACAACGAGGCCGGCATCGCCACGGGATGGCTGCCGGGGCGGCTCTCGGAGACCGGGCGCCGCCAGGCCGCCGAACTGGGCGACCGGCGGCGCGGCACCGGGCTCGACGCCGTCTACACCTCGGACCTGGCCCGCGCCGTGGAAACGGCCCGCATCGCCTTCGCCGGGACGGACGCCCCGGTGCTCCTCCGGGACGCCCGCCTGCGCGAGTGCGACTACGGGGACCTGAACGGCGCCCCGACCTCGGTCCTGCATCCGCTGCGCACCCGCCACATCGACCGCCCCTGGCCCGGCGGCGGCCAGAGCTACCGGGACGTGGTCGAGGCGACGGCCGCGTTCCTGCGCGACCTGGCGGCCGCGTGGGACGGGGGCCGGGTCCTCCTGATCGCCCACTCGGCGAACCGCTGGGCGCTGGACTGCCTGCTCGCCGGGGCCCGGCTGGAAACCCTCGTCGCGCACCCACCTCCGTGGCAGCCGGGCGTCTCCTACACGCTGCCCTGAACCAGCACCGCCGCGTGCGGCAGCGCCAGCAGCCCGTCGTCCGTGAGGAACTCGCGGCACAGCGCGTCGTACTCCCGCTTGGCCGCCGCCGCACCCTCGGGCCCGGCGGCGGTGACTATCCCGCCGACCGCCCCGATCCCGGCGGCGGGGCCCGCCCACCACTCCTCCGGATCGACGCGGTGGTCCCAGGCGTACGTGTCGCCCCGGACGTCCGCGAACCCGGCGGCCGTGAGCAGTGCGGCCAGCCCGTCCGGGGTGCGCGGGAAGTTGAGTTCCTCGTCGACCGTGGCCAGCCAGTCGGGCGGGGTGAGCCCGGCCGCCTTGGCGGCCCGCCCGACCAGCGTCTGCCCCGGTGTGCCGGGCAGCTGCCACACCGTGACGGCGATCCGGCCGCCGGGGCGAGCGACCCGCCGCATCTCGACGAGGGCGTCCAGGGGGCGGCCGACGTGGTTGAGCACGAAGTTGCCCACGACCGCGTCGAACTCGGCGTCCTCGTACGGCAGTCGGGGCAGGGTCCCGGCGCGCACCTCGACGCGGGGCGCGGCCCGCCGGGTGGCGGCGACCATGTCGGGCTCGGCGTCCACGGCCCGGACGGCGGCGCCCCGCGCGAGGGCCGCCGCGGTCACGTTGCCGGTGCCGCACCCCACGTCGAGCAGGCGCGTCCCGGCCGTGACACCGGCGGCGTCCAGCAGGGCGGGCACGGTACGGACGCAGAGCGGGGCGGCGGTGCGGGCGTAGCTCGCGGCCTGCCCGTCCCAGATCCGCCGCTCCATCACGTCGAACGCGGTCATACGCCGTCCTTCCCAGTACCTCAGCGGATGTTGCGGGCCAGCCAGGGCGAGAGCTGCATGCGGGGCACCAGCTCCTTGTACGTCTCGTCCCCCGGCAGCGGCACGACGAGCCACTCCCCCGACAGGAGGAACCGCCCTCGCTTGACGTGGGCCATCCCCCCGTACACCGACCGCAGGAACGCCGGCACCGAGTCGCGGGGCACGTCGTCGAACACCACCCCGTCCACGGTGATCCGCGCGTCGTCCTCCGGAAACACCTGCACGGTCACGGCGGGCACCCCGCCCAGCTCGATGAACGCCTCGTGCGGCAGCGAGCCGTCCGCGTCCACCACGGCGAACGCCCCCGCCGAGGCGCGCCGCGACGTCCGGTCGGCCCCGATGTCGTCCGTGACGGCGACCTCCAGGTTGTACTCCCGCGCGACCTCCCGCACAGCGGTGACGGCGGCCTCGGTGGAAGCCAGGTGGGGGTGCGTCACGCCACCGCGACCGTGTGCGCGACGAAGGCCGCCCAGGCGTGCGGGGCGTGGGTGAGGTGGGGGCGGTGGATGTCCTTGGAGTCCCGCACGAGGACGAGGCCGGGGGTGGCGGCGACCTCGACGCAGTTGTTGCCGCTGCTGCTGTCGCTGTAGCTGCTCTTGATCCAGCTCACCGCAGAAGCGTCCCCGACAGAGGGCTTGTTGGTCATGTCTCTCCCAGCACTCGCTCAATGAAGGCCAGTGACTCCGCTGGCGTCAGGGCCTGGGCCCGGATCATGCCATACCGAAGTTCCAGGATACGGAGCTGTTTGGGCTCGGTGACAGGGCGGCCGTTGAACGCCCCCCACGAGCGGCCCACGGCCGTGCCGTCGCCGAACTTCAGCACCTCGATCCCACCGTCCAGCCCAGGATGGGTCTCGCAGTTGAGCGGCATGATCTGCAGGGACACGTTCCTCAGATGCGCGATGGCGAGCAGCCGCTCCAGCTGCCTTCGCCACTCCATTACGCCGCCGATGGGGCGGCGCAGTGCCGCCTCCTCCAGGACGAAGCTGAGCGCCGGGGCCGGCGTACGGTCGAAGATCGCGCGTCGCGCCAAGCGAGCGGCCACCCCGCGTTCCACCTCGTCCCGAGAGTAGGAGGGCTGGCGGGTCTCCAGCAGCGCACGGGCGTGGCCCTCCGTCTGCAGGAGGCCGTGCACGCCGTGCTCGGCGTACACCGCCAGCTCCACCGCCTGGGCCTCCATCTTGGCCAGGTCCCGGACCTTCTTCGGGTACCGGACCACCGCCAGGTCCTGCTTCATCACGGCGATCTTGCCGTTCGCGCCCAGAGCGTCGTCGGCCTTGTCCATGTACTCCGGGCGGGGAATCCGCCGGCCGCCCTCGACCTTGTAGACCAGGTCCTCTCCGTACCCGATCACCGCCCCGAACTCGGCGGCTCGCAGGCGCGCCGCCTCGCGCCAGGCCTTGAGTTGCCGGCCCACGGCGGCGACCACGGCCACGCCCGATTCGTCCTCGGGGTCGACGTCCCAACCGTGTTCGGCCGTGTCGTTGTCGGCGTTCCTGTCCTTGCCGACCGCATCCACACTCATCCGTACCCCACTTCCGACGTGCGTGCCGTTCTTCTTCAACCGCTGACGTCCCCCCCGCGTCACGCGGGACAGCCGGGACAACGCCGGACAAGCGCTGGACAGTCACCGTCACCGTACGCACCGGACGTGCACCGGGTCGCGGGTTTCCGCGACCCGGTGCCGTACGTCGCGGACGGCCGCGACCCGGTGCGTCACGACGTCTCCTGCTTGAAAGAACCTCCGGGAAAGAACCTCACCCCACCCCACCCGAACCCGGTACGAACGCTGATCACTCGCGCGGGTGACAAATGGCAACTGAGCTGGATTTGGGGTCGGTTGTCGGGCATATGCTCGCCGCGAAACCCCCAGACGCAAGTCGGCCCCGACCGGGACGGAACCCCGGGCAGGGCCTGACCACCGAGGAAGAAGAGCCTTCCCGATGACTTCCCAGCAGGTTATCGCGCCCCCGTGCGCCCCGCCCGGTTCTCCCGGCGACGTCACACCGACTTCCGGTGTCATCCACGTCAACTCCCGCCACACGTCCGGCTTCACGGTCATCGGCAACCACCTCGCGCAGCACAGCACGCTGTCCCTGCTGGCGATCGGGATCGCCGTCCACATCCAGTCACTGCCCGAGGGCGCGAGCGTCGGCATCAAGACCCTGACCGCCCGCTTCCCGGAGAGCGAGATGCGGATCGCCGCCGCCCTGCGGGAGTTGGAGGCGGCGGGCTAT comes from the Streptomyces sp. NBC_00525 genome and includes:
- a CDS encoding LCP family protein, with the translated sequence MNDWPEGWTGDNRSGDRYGRGSASERPESARSMPHVQRRPAPPRQRPAPPRQRPVPQQPAGYDDGQPQYGEGYDSGYNTGQVYGAPGGGRGAGHGSGAGGGDRGHLQGRSRPAPNWGRRIRIGALVLVVALLAVSIGTYFWADSKLNRAVDLSKVIERPEAGKGTNYLIVGSDSRVGMTSEDKKRLHTGGPKEGGRTDSMMILHTGDNGPTLISLPRDSNVEIPSFIGSESGKKYPATGRTTKLNAAYATDGPELLVRTVEFNTGLRIDHYVEIGFGGFAKIVDAIGGVELDIPKAFKDKKSGADFQAGKQTLNGEQALAFVRTRYAFAEADLARTKNQQKFLAALASQTATFSTIINPFKLYPTMGAGLDTLVVDKDMSLWSLGKMFFAMKGVTGGDGTSMNMPISGSVGGNLAWDKAKVKQLVEQLKNDEKVTVTEN
- a CDS encoding LCP family protein, whose translation is MLRWIAFSVAFLILGTGAAGYLYYQHLNSKLQKGARSAGNSGAKKTAPNAAGQTPINLLLIGSDDRNSAENLKLGGSKKSVGAEPLADVQMLLHVSADRKNASVVSIPRDTRVDIPACENPDTHKKYPATNDLINVSLRGGAGCTLDTWEKLTGIYIDHWMMVDFAGVVDMADAVGGAWVCVNQDVYDLPKPRVPGGSFLRMKAGRHKIQGEQALKWLRTRHAFGSDIGRSKAQHMYLNSVMRELKSQNAFTDTGRLMNLAETAVESLTVSEEIGTVKKLFDLGMQLKNVPLDKMNMLTMPRIPDPENPDAHVLPKPGAADKLWALLREDQSLDPKDRAKAKKKAAQGPKAGPPASIGITVVNGTGGDGQQPAEGRAAAVRDLLKAKGFTEADTTNDPGSALTTEVSYPRSAGAQGKSDALSVAKALGLPTSAVKDTPDGAGLTVTVGSDWRTGTQAPKTPDDDSDPLEGTEAVNSAKKDDCMDVYWPYRTP
- a CDS encoding histidine phosphatase family protein; its protein translation is MPVRIVYESHATTTDNEAGIATGWLPGRLSETGRRQAAELGDRRRGTGLDAVYTSDLARAVETARIAFAGTDAPVLLRDARLRECDYGDLNGAPTSVLHPLRTRHIDRPWPGGGQSYRDVVEATAAFLRDLAAAWDGGRVLLIAHSANRWALDCLLAGARLETLVAHPPPWQPGVSYTLP
- a CDS encoding acyl-CoA thioesterase yields the protein MTDQAPRPESDIPAKPTAASRTTLSHIMTGSDTNLLGTVHGGVIMKLVDDAAGAVAGRHSGGPAVTASMDEMVFLEPVRVGDLVHVRAQVNWTGRSSMEVGVRVMAERWNESTPATQVGSAYLVFAAVDADGRPRPVPQVVPETERDKRRYQEAQIRRTHRLARRRAIRELREKRLAEGIED
- a CDS encoding LCP family protein — protein: MPTPHRSPRPVRPRTAPPRPRRRRKRGGRPRWGTRMATGLSVLVLGAGGIGHAVVTNLESGIDRIDPFKDMKNRPTGGRGTNLLLVGTDGRDKITEDEKRKYRLGGAPCHCTDTIMLVHLSADEERASVVSLPRDSYAEIPAHRDRTTGKEHAAHPVKLNAAYAEGGPALTVRTVEHMTGVKIDHYLEVDFTSFMTTVDAVGGVEICTARPLKDSYTGLDLAPGTHRLDGGQALQYVRSRHIDGDADLGRMQRQQKFMASLIEQATSSGVLLNPVKFREVVSTTLRSVRADRGLDTERMLSLGRALRDFTAASSEFASVPMGDVAYQVKGIGSTVKWDPVKSKRLFTALREDKPLTTARPAEKAPAKKVDVPPERVRVQVYNGTAQDGLGSAVDAALHATGFDTTRAPLTAPQHDLKRTLVTYDPRWDRSAKTLAAALPGAELRAVTGQGATMRVTAGEDAHTVRRVDAEQPDGGRFGAVKGNEVVCP
- a CDS encoding DUF397 domain-containing protein, which produces MSWIKSSYSDSSSGNNCVEVAATPGLVLVRDSKDIHRPHLTHAPHAWAAFVAHTVAVA
- a CDS encoding helix-turn-helix domain-containing protein encodes the protein MSVDAVGKDRNADNDTAEHGWDVDPEDESGVAVVAAVGRQLKAWREAARLRAAEFGAVIGYGEDLVYKVEGGRRIPRPEYMDKADDALGANGKIAVMKQDLAVVRYPKKVRDLAKMEAQAVELAVYAEHGVHGLLQTEGHARALLETRQPSYSRDEVERGVAARLARRAIFDRTPAPALSFVLEEAALRRPIGGVMEWRRQLERLLAIAHLRNVSLQIMPLNCETHPGLDGGIEVLKFGDGTAVGRSWGAFNGRPVTEPKQLRILELRYGMIRAQALTPAESLAFIERVLGET
- a CDS encoding class I SAM-dependent methyltransferase, translating into MTAFDVMERRIWDGQAASYARTAAPLCVRTVPALLDAAGVTAGTRLLDVGCGTGNVTAAALARGAAVRAVDAEPDMVAATRRAAPRVEVRAGTLPRLPYEDAEFDAVVGNFVLNHVGRPLDALVEMRRVARPGGRIAVTVWQLPGTPGQTLVGRAAKAAGLTPPDWLATVDEELNFPRTPDGLAALLTAAGFADVRGDTYAWDHRVDPEEWWAGPAAGIGAVGGIVTAAGPEGAAAAKREYDALCREFLTDDGLLALPHAAVLVQGSV